The DNA window CAGCTTAATTACTGCGGGCATACCCAGTGTAATTGTGTCCCTCTGGTCGGTGCCAGACGCCCCTACAGCATCCTTAATGACCGAATTTTATCAAAACCTGCAAAAGGATTCCGACAAAGCGCAAGCGATGCGTCAGGCGATGTTGACAACAATGAAGCAACACCCCGATCCGAAGGACTGGGCGGCTTTTACGCTTATTGGAGAAGCACAATAATTAAAACTAAAACATAGAAACTCTTCTGTTTTTAATTCTTTCGCCCGTTGGCTAAGCTCCGTGTAGCTGTTGCTCTTCACTTCGCTCAATTGTAGGCTTTAGGCGACGGGGTGAATACACAGATTCAGTATGAGTTGCCTGTCGAATTGGAATTTGAATTACAAACTCAGATCCCTCGCCGGGTGCGGAAACACACTTAAGCTGACCACCATGTTTTTCTACGATCTGATAGCAAATTGATAATCCTAAGCCGGTACCTTTACCCACAGGTTTTGTTGTGAAGAAAGGGTCAAACATTTGACACCGTACCGCTTCCGTCATCCCAATTCCGTTGTCTTCAATCCGGATCGCCACCTGATTTTTGCCTACTAATTCGGTGCGAATCCAAATAGTTGGGGGTTGGTAATTGATATTTTCTTCCCCATGAGCTTTTACCCACGCTTCTTTAGCGAAGACTTCTTCAAGGGCATCAATGGCATTACTGATAATATTCATAAACACCTGGTTAATCTGCCCTCCCAAACACTCCACAGCAGGGAGATTGCCATATTCTTTAATAACTTGAATCCCAGAGCGTCCCGCTTTTGCTTCTAGTTGATTTTGTAATATCAGAAGAGTGCTATTTATCCCGTCGTGGATGTTCACAAATTTCTGTTGCGCTTCATCCAATCGGGAAAAGTTTCGCAAAGACAAGACCAAATCCCGGATGCGGTTAGCTCCTACCTTCATCGAGCCTAAAAGTTTCGGGAGATCCGTCTTCAAAAAATCCAGGTCAATTGCCTCGATTTCTATTTGAATTTCGGGTACTGGCTGAGGATGATGCTTGATATAAAGTTGTAGCAGATTCAGCAAATCTTGGACATATTGACCGGCATAGCTGAGATTGCCATAAATAAAATTAATCGGATTGTTGATTTCGTGGGCAATACCGGCAACCAGTTGCCCCAAACTGGACATTTTTTCGGTTTGAATTAGCTGAGCCTGGGTTTTTTGCAGTTGGTGTAAAGTTTGTTCCAGATGCTCGGCTTGTTTTTGGAGAGATGAGATCAATCTTGTCTTTTGCGCCTCAGATTTCCGCAACGCCGTCTCTACTGCGACACGCTCAATAATGTCCTTTTTGAGAAGCGCATTCGCTTGAGCCAATTCCGCCGTTTGTTCTTCTACTTGTTTTTTTAAGTTATCGTGCGCTTGCCGCAATGCCTTTTCAGCTCGTTTCCGCTCAGCAATCTCACAACGCAATCGCTCGTTGCTGTTTTCTAATGCTTTGGTACGCTCTTCTACTGCCTGCTGCAATACCTCAATGACATTGTACATATCCGCTGGATTCAGCACTTGTAGCAGGCTGGTTTGGGAGACAATGCCGAGTAATTCACCCTGATTGCTAGCAACCACCAGACGCCGCACGCGCCGCCGTTGCATTTCTTGATGAGCAACCCATAGGGAATCTGAGGGTTGCAGGCAAAATAACGGTGTACTCATTACGTCTATTGCCTGCAATTTCGCCAAGTCCAATTCCATCGCCTGAAACTGCACCACATCTCGCTCAGTGACAATCCCTACCGGAACTGGAAATTGGGAATTAAGCGTCTTTATTTCCTTATTCTCAATCCTGTTCTCCCTCTGTTCTGTGATGACTACACAGCTGACTAGCTGACTTGCCATGATTTGGGCTAAATCGAGAACAGAAGCCGTTACAGGCGCATGAACGACTTGGGATGTCATCACATCCGCAACGTATCGCAATCGCGTTAGAAGATTAACGGGTTGCAGCGCTTTGCGAATACTATCGTGCGTGACAATTCCGACTACCCCTGCATTATCGTCAATGATTGGCAGATGGCGAATTCGGTGCTGACGAAATAGGGAAAGGGCAGTGAAAACATCGTGAGCATCCGATTGCCTGAGGGTAATGGCTGGTTGCGTGATGACATCGGCAATTTTGACGTTGATTAGGGAAGCTCTGGCGGCAGTTAGTCTAACGATATCGCGCTCTGTAAAGACTCCCACGAGCTGCGATCCCTGCATTACCAAGACACAATGACCTGCGGCATCGGCGGTGTCAAAATCGCTCTCCTCTTGTGACAACCAACAGGATGCAGGGTGCGGCAATGCGGCATTCATTCCCTCGCCAGCCTTCTGGCTTGCATCTTCTGAAGCTGCACTGGTGTCTCCTTGTGTCCTGCTGGACAACTCACAACTACTCCGTAACTGGCTCATTAGCGCCAGGACATCAAGGAGGGGTGTGTCAGGTGCTACAGTCAGAGGCTGACGATCAATGGCAGGATCTAGAGATAAGCAAGGAAGCGGCAGAGCGTTGGGCTGCATTATGAACCCATCCAGTAATTTCCACGGGGGTACTGTTGGCAATTGTAAACTGCGATACACCCAAACTGATGGTTATTCTTAGTTATGTGCAATAAATCATTACCTTATTGCAATAAATATTTATGTGTTCTTAAAGAAAAATAAATCACTAGATAGAGGGCTAATTCATAAATTGTCTCTCCAACATCAATACAGTTAGCTAAGAGAACACATTCCCCTTTCTGGGCGGGAGTCCAATGTTTTTAAACTCTATTTCTAAACTCTTCAGAAATGAAGGATTGAGGATATTTTTTCTTATAAAAAAAGAATAATAACAAGGTTCGAGCAATGGCTCAAAAGCGGGATACCCTACAAGAACAGACTCCTTAAATCCAATTTTGTGCTGGTATACTGCACCTAAAAATAATTTACGAATAAGCTTAATTATTAGGTTAAAGGCTAATTGCTAATTGGGCAAAAACATCTTCGATTAGCGATTAGCCATTCATTACTCAGGCTTGAACAACACCAAAATCTTATCAACAATCGCATCGCCAGCGCGGGTTTTTAGAATAGAATATGCTAATTCAATGAAAGTAAAATCAGGGCAATTGTCGGTTTTAATCAATTTGCTGGCAGGATAAAAAGTAATATCGTTAACCATCCCTTCATTAGTTATCCCTGTTTGCCAGCCTGTTTGATTCCAGGACAGGGATTTGCCACGTAAAGTCAACTGAAACCACTCGATATTATCTTCTCGCAGGTCAATAAACAGATCGAAATAAGGTTCTCCACCCTGATACCATACTCTTTTGACCCCATCTCCCTTGGCTGAGGTTAGCTTCTGATCGATCTGTCGCAATGAAGCACCCAGCCCAGCAATCTCATCCCGATCCATAGCCATATCCATTTTTCGCATAGCAGCAAAGTTAATTACGTCACAATCAATCTGGGTGTAGGTTGACAGTTCGTTAAATAAGTAAGGCACAGATTCTCTCTTTAGAACATATTGTTGGATACGAGACTTCTGAGGGTGACTCCGGATTGAGATCGGGTTAGAGGCTGCAAGCCAGCGACCAGCGGTAAAAGAAAAACCGACTTGTCAGCGCAGGTTTGTCCATCTAATTGGCTATTTATAAATATTTTGCTTCAACCCGCCTTTACGCAACGAACAAACTTCATCGTTTTATCTGCCCTGCCTGGACGGAGAGAATTTGAGAAGAATTCAACCATTGGGCATCGAAGGAACCTAAGTGAGTGGTGGTAATCAGGGTCTGAAAGCGGTCTTGAATGGCATCTAACAGTTGGTTTTGGCGGTTTGGGTCTAACTCGGCTAGAACATCATCAAGCAACAACAGCGGCGGTTCTCCAACGACTTCTTCAATCAGCTTTAGCTCTGCCAGCTTCAGCGCCAAGACGAGGGTTCGCTGCTGACCTTGGGAGCCATAAATTCTTGCTGGTGTTTGGTTGATGGTAAACTCAACTTCGTCCCGGTGGGGACCGACGAGGGTTGTGCCTTGGTGGCGTTCGACGACCCGACGCTGTTGAATTTTCTCTAAAAAAGCTTGCTGCACCGCTTCTGGGTCGTCCTTTTCCAGGGTGACATTGGGGGCATATTTCAATTCCAGCACTTCAGCTCTACCGCTAATGCTAGCGTGCCAAGCCTGAGCGAGAGGTGCCAGCCGTGTCAGGACTCTGGCTCGACGACGGGTGACGCGAGAACCCGCGATCGCTAATTGGACATCCCACAACGCTAATTCAGAGTCCCGATTCAAGT is part of the Coleofasciculus sp. FACHB-1120 genome and encodes:
- a CDS encoding CBS domain-containing protein, which gives rise to MQPNALPLPCLSLDPAIDRQPLTVAPDTPLLDVLALMSQLRSSCELSSRTQGDTSAASEDASQKAGEGMNAALPHPASCWLSQEESDFDTADAAGHCVLVMQGSQLVGVFTERDIVRLTAARASLINVKIADVITQPAITLRQSDAHDVFTALSLFRQHRIRHLPIIDDNAGVVGIVTHDSIRKALQPVNLLTRLRYVADVMTSQVVHAPVTASVLDLAQIMASQLVSCVVITEQRENRIENKEIKTLNSQFPVPVGIVTERDVVQFQAMELDLAKLQAIDVMSTPLFCLQPSDSLWVAHQEMQRRRVRRLVVASNQGELLGIVSQTSLLQVLNPADMYNVIEVLQQAVEERTKALENSNERLRCEIAERKRAEKALRQAHDNLKKQVEEQTAELAQANALLKKDIIERVAVETALRKSEAQKTRLISSLQKQAEHLEQTLHQLQKTQAQLIQTEKMSSLGQLVAGIAHEINNPINFIYGNLSYAGQYVQDLLNLLQLYIKHHPQPVPEIQIEIEAIDLDFLKTDLPKLLGSMKVGANRIRDLVLSLRNFSRLDEAQQKFVNIHDGINSTLLILQNQLEAKAGRSGIQVIKEYGNLPAVECLGGQINQVFMNIISNAIDALEEVFAKEAWVKAHGEENINYQPPTIWIRTELVGKNQVAIRIEDNGIGMTEAVRCQMFDPFFTTKPVGKGTGLGLSICYQIVEKHGGQLKCVSAPGEGSEFVIQIPIRQATHTESVYSPRRLKPTIERSEEQQLHGA
- the recF gene encoding DNA replication/repair protein RecF, translated to MYLKTLHLRQFRNYLDCEVDFEAPKTILVGNNAQGKSNLLEAVELLSTLKSHRAGRDRDLIREGSADGKITATLERANGLVDLALTLRTQGRRTAAINQEALRRQMDFLGVLNAVEFSSLDLDLVRGAPEQRRNWLDSILTQLEPVYAHILQQYNQVLRQRNALLRQEARKAQPSSASRQEEVVTESGDLNRDSELALWDVQLAIAGSRVTRRRARVLTRLAPLAQAWHASISGRAEVLELKYAPNVTLEKDDPEAVQQAFLEKIQQRRVVERHQGTTLVGPHRDEVEFTINQTPARIYGSQGQQRTLVLALKLAELKLIEEVVGEPPLLLLDDVLAELDPNRQNQLLDAIQDRFQTLITTTHLGSFDAQWLNSSQILSVQAGQIKR